One window of the Nocardia huaxiensis genome contains the following:
- a CDS encoding ABC transporter substrate-binding protein: protein MRTGGRVAVWAAVMVTAAAAVTGCGGSVSDSGGTDAKKLVLVPGVANEPFYISMQCGAQAQAEQLGYSFDTQAPTQFDASLQTPVLTGVIAGKPGAILIAPAHAQAMASPIKQAKDAGIKVIEVDTALEDTSIALSSISSDNTKGGELAAQTLAKLVGDRGPVLVINTKAGTSTTDQRAQGFEAELKNHPGMTSLGVQYNNNEAAQAASIVTATLAAHPDLAGIFATNLSSAEGAATGLRNAGKLGQVKLVGFDASPKQVQDLKDGTIQALIAQNPGDIGKQGVDQAVAALEGKPLTRTIRTDMIAITQDSLATNEQYFYKSKC from the coding sequence ATGAGGACCGGTGGACGCGTGGCCGTATGGGCCGCGGTGATGGTGACGGCCGCGGCCGCGGTGACCGGCTGCGGCGGGTCGGTGAGCGATTCGGGCGGCACCGACGCCAAGAAGCTGGTGCTCGTGCCGGGGGTGGCCAACGAGCCGTTCTATATTTCGATGCAGTGCGGGGCGCAGGCGCAGGCCGAGCAGCTCGGGTACTCCTTCGATACCCAGGCTCCCACGCAATTCGATGCCTCCCTGCAAACTCCGGTGCTGACCGGCGTGATCGCGGGTAAGCCGGGGGCGATCCTGATCGCGCCCGCGCACGCGCAGGCGATGGCGAGTCCGATCAAGCAGGCCAAGGATGCGGGCATCAAGGTGATCGAGGTGGACACCGCGCTCGAGGACACCTCGATCGCACTGTCGTCCATCTCCTCCGACAATACGAAGGGCGGCGAACTGGCCGCGCAGACGCTGGCGAAACTGGTGGGGGACAGGGGGCCGGTGCTGGTGATCAATACCAAGGCCGGCACCTCCACGACCGATCAGCGCGCCCAGGGCTTCGAAGCCGAGCTGAAGAATCACCCCGGGATGACGTCACTCGGCGTGCAGTACAACAACAATGAAGCGGCTCAGGCGGCCTCGATCGTGACCGCGACCTTGGCCGCGCACCCGGATCTGGCGGGCATCTTCGCCACCAATCTCAGTTCCGCCGAGGGCGCGGCCACCGGCCTGCGCAATGCGGGCAAGCTCGGCCAGGTGAAGCTGGTCGGATTCGATGCCAGCCCGAAGCAGGTGCAGGATCTGAAGGACGGCACGATTCAGGCGCTCATCGCGCAAAATCCCGGCGACATCGGCAAACAGGGCGTCGATCAAGCCGTGGCGGCGCTCGAGGGCAAACCGCTGACCCGCACGATCCGCACCGACATGATCGCCATCACCCAGGACAGCCTGGCCACCAACGAACAGTACTTCTACAAGTCGAAATGCTGA
- a CDS encoding ABC transporter permease encodes MNRPAVSMENLPAPTRWQRIAGGGTLWIGLVLVVLYAVFSLLRPHAFPTRFTLQTLLIETSVLLVLSIGMTFVIITGGIDLSVGMVLIFSGVLAAKTMERLSPGGDATQAGWGLITLGLLTSIAGGALWGLINGLLVAKAKIPPLIVTLGSLGAALGAAQLITGGVDTRTVPGKLRDTLGFGTLLGGVPILVLVAATVTVVGAWLLHTTRFGRYTYAIGSNAEASRRAGIGVTRHLTLVYLMAGTLSGLAGFMNLAYFGTTTIAGHGTDNLDAIAGVVIGGTSLFGGTGTVLGTVIGVFIPSVLRKGFVIVGVPVFWQPIAVSVVLVAAVWFDQLRRRSRDRK; translated from the coding sequence GTGAATCGGCCGGCCGTGAGCATGGAGAACCTGCCCGCCCCCACGCGCTGGCAGCGCATCGCGGGCGGCGGGACGCTGTGGATCGGGCTCGTCCTGGTGGTGCTGTACGCGGTGTTCAGCCTGCTGCGCCCGCACGCCTTCCCGACCCGATTCACCTTGCAGACCTTGCTGATCGAAACCTCGGTGCTGCTGGTGCTGTCGATCGGCATGACGTTCGTGATCATCACCGGCGGCATCGATCTGTCGGTGGGCATGGTGCTGATCTTCTCCGGCGTACTGGCCGCCAAGACCATGGAACGGCTGAGCCCCGGCGGGGACGCCACCCAGGCGGGCTGGGGTCTCATCACGCTCGGCCTGCTGACATCGATTGCGGGCGGGGCACTGTGGGGTCTGATCAATGGACTCCTGGTGGCCAAGGCCAAGATCCCGCCGCTGATCGTCACCCTCGGCTCACTCGGTGCCGCGCTGGGTGCCGCCCAGCTGATCACCGGCGGCGTCGACACCCGCACCGTCCCCGGGAAGCTGCGTGACACATTGGGTTTCGGCACCCTGCTCGGGGGCGTTCCCATTCTGGTCCTGGTGGCGGCGACCGTCACCGTGGTGGGTGCATGGCTGCTGCACACCACCCGATTCGGTCGCTACACCTATGCGATCGGCTCCAATGCCGAGGCTTCCCGCCGCGCCGGCATCGGCGTGACGCGGCACCTGACCCTCGTGTACCTCATGGCCGGAACCCTGTCCGGCCTGGCCGGATTCATGAACCTGGCGTATTTCGGCACCACCACCATCGCCGGGCACGGCACCGACAATCTCGATGCCATCGCCGGTGTCGTGATCGGCGGCACCAGTCTGTTCGGCGGCACCGGGACGGTGCTGGGCACGGTGATCGGCGTATTCATTCCGTCGGTGCTGCGCAAGGGTTTCGTCATCGTGGGCGTGCCCGTGTTCTGGCAGCCCATCGCGGTGAGCGTCGTGCTCGTGGCCGCCGTGTGGTTCGACCAGCTGCGCCGGAGGTCCCGAGACCGCAAATAG
- a CDS encoding ATP-binding cassette domain-containing protein, whose translation MPAVVLEAEGLTKRYGGVEALRGANFQVSAGEVVALIGDNGAGKSTLVKCLSGAEQPDSGRILLDGKATRLGSPTAARRRGIETVYQDLAVAPDLDPAANLFLGREVFRRGPLGRLGMLDRKRMRVQAAEHFRKLGVVLPRLDVPIGALSGGQRQTVAVARAVLWASRVVFLDEPTAALGVVQRERVLDVVRRIRDQGIAVVLISHNMPEVLAVADRVEVLRLGQRVARFTAADVTLEQLVGAMTGALTTEDTA comes from the coding sequence ATGCCTGCCGTGGTGTTGGAAGCCGAAGGGCTCACCAAGCGGTACGGCGGCGTGGAAGCCTTGCGGGGAGCCAACTTTCAGGTCAGCGCCGGAGAAGTCGTCGCACTCATCGGGGACAATGGCGCGGGGAAATCCACCCTGGTGAAATGCCTGTCGGGCGCTGAACAGCCCGACAGCGGCCGGATCCTGCTGGACGGCAAGGCGACGCGACTGGGTTCGCCGACGGCGGCGCGGCGGCGCGGCATCGAGACGGTGTATCAGGATCTGGCCGTCGCACCCGATCTGGACCCGGCCGCCAACCTGTTCCTGGGACGCGAAGTATTCCGGCGCGGACCGCTCGGCAGACTCGGCATGCTCGATCGCAAGCGCATGAGAGTGCAAGCAGCCGAACACTTCCGGAAACTCGGCGTGGTCCTGCCGCGCTTGGATGTGCCGATCGGAGCCCTGTCCGGCGGGCAGCGCCAGACCGTCGCGGTGGCGCGGGCGGTGCTGTGGGCGAGCCGGGTCGTCTTCCTCGACGAACCGACCGCCGCGCTCGGCGTGGTGCAGCGCGAACGCGTCCTCGACGTCGTGCGCCGCATCCGGGACCAGGGCATCGCGGTGGTGTTGATCAGCCACAATATGCCCGAGGTACTGGCCGTCGCCGATCGCGTCGAAGTGTTGCGCCTAGGGCAGCGCGTAGCCCGATTCACCGCGGCCGACGTGACTTTGGAGCAGCTCGTCGGAGCCATGACCGGTGCGCTCACCACCGAGGACACCGCGTGA
- a CDS encoding DUF1353 domain-containing protein, producing MKLNVEQGGTPFYDAGTAPQEVARAEVGPEAVAVNESVPGEPPAQPAPDVLPDLTIALDRRVNAKTGREEFRLLHRIGYDDDSPNGVGPIRVPADLEWTTDLTSVPAFLTWLVPKTGAHLPAAILHDGLVLNKGEDASYIARCTIHRDVADRIFRDAMAKTGTGVIRRWMIWSAVTAATMHHGRQVDWGPIRKWHYRFALWGTMLAIVVVGLWCTLDILDVPGIAGVPWIGERPWQELLGGFAGAMVIPLALGSTWGKFRMAGWIMGPLCALIVPAILPILAIGALFVAVDQLQKWQPKAAEALAFVFVATMIGIFLAAWTWG from the coding sequence ATGAAGCTCAACGTAGAGCAGGGCGGAACGCCGTTCTACGACGCGGGCACAGCGCCGCAGGAAGTGGCCCGCGCCGAAGTCGGACCGGAGGCGGTGGCCGTCAATGAATCGGTCCCCGGCGAACCTCCAGCACAGCCCGCCCCTGATGTCCTGCCCGATCTGACCATCGCCCTCGATCGCCGCGTCAATGCCAAGACCGGCCGGGAGGAATTCCGGCTCCTGCATCGCATCGGATACGACGACGACTCCCCGAACGGGGTCGGCCCGATTCGCGTCCCCGCCGACCTGGAGTGGACCACCGACCTCACCTCGGTGCCCGCGTTTCTCACCTGGCTGGTTCCGAAAACCGGTGCGCATCTGCCCGCTGCGATCCTGCACGACGGGCTGGTGCTGAACAAGGGCGAGGACGCCAGCTATATCGCCCGCTGCACCATCCACCGCGACGTCGCCGATCGCATCTTCCGCGACGCCATGGCCAAGACCGGCACCGGCGTGATCCGGCGCTGGATGATCTGGTCGGCGGTCACCGCGGCCACCATGCATCACGGTCGCCAGGTCGATTGGGGTCCGATCCGCAAGTGGCACTATCGATTCGCGCTGTGGGGCACCATGCTCGCGATCGTGGTGGTGGGTCTGTGGTGCACCCTCGACATCCTGGATGTGCCGGGCATCGCCGGGGTGCCGTGGATCGGGGAGCGGCCGTGGCAGGAACTGCTGGGTGGGTTCGCCGGGGCCATGGTGATTCCATTGGCGCTGGGCAGCACGTGGGGGAAGTTCCGTATGGCGGGGTGGATCATGGGGCCGCTGTGCGCGCTGATCGTGCCGGCCATCCTGCCGATTCTGGCCATCGGCGCGCTGTTCGTGGCGGTGGATCAACTGCAGAAGTGGCAACCGAAGGCGGCCGAGGCGCTGGCCTTCGTCTTCGTGGCGACAATGATCGGCATCTTCCTCGCCGCCTGGACGTGGGGCTGA
- a CDS encoding class I SAM-dependent methyltransferase has translation MDAMKVLDIPRINPSSLWRNRAFEAVWGALYNAGIENRQLARPIGWALFGTDSRLVYRNLEVLRDLPAGTEVLDVPCGGGIALDALPTDHGLHYVAADISPSMLERAEEKADRLGLTGIDFVEADILHLPFSDGRFDIILSLNGLHCLPDPAAAVRELARCLKPGGRLIGDCIVRGAHPRGTAAATVMGMAGIFGPGGTPTDLAQWIADAGLEQLQLETSGAIAHFAARRPI, from the coding sequence ATGGATGCCATGAAGGTACTGGATATCCCTCGTATCAATCCTTCCTCACTGTGGCGAAATCGGGCGTTCGAGGCGGTGTGGGGCGCGCTCTACAACGCGGGCATCGAGAACCGGCAGCTGGCCCGGCCGATCGGGTGGGCGCTGTTCGGCACCGATTCGCGGCTCGTCTACCGCAATCTCGAAGTGCTGCGGGATCTTCCGGCCGGGACCGAAGTGCTGGACGTGCCCTGCGGGGGCGGTATCGCCCTCGATGCGCTGCCCACCGATCACGGTCTGCACTATGTGGCCGCCGACATCTCTCCCAGCATGCTCGAGCGCGCCGAGGAGAAGGCGGACCGGCTCGGGCTCACCGGCATCGACTTCGTGGAGGCCGACATCCTCCACCTGCCTTTCTCCGACGGTCGCTTCGATATCATCCTGTCGCTCAACGGTTTACATTGCCTGCCCGACCCCGCCGCGGCGGTGCGCGAACTCGCCCGCTGCCTCAAACCCGGCGGCCGGTTGATCGGCGACTGCATCGTGCGCGGCGCACACCCGCGCGGCACCGCGGCCGCCACCGTCATGGGTATGGCCGGCATCTTCGGCCCCGGCGGCACGCCCACCGATCTCGCGCAGTGGATCGCCGACGCCGGGCTCGAACAGCTCCAGCTCGAAACCTCGGGCGCGATAGCGCATTTCGCTGCCCGCCGCCCGATCTGA
- a CDS encoding helix-turn-helix domain-containing protein, whose translation MSQRLRSAMLRAQLDSEMLAAAVGVDVKTVNRWLAGRVPHRRTRLAVAQTLGESENVIWPQVRPDLSAGAPATAEVLGAYGHRADVPSELWISLLLGTTEQIDVVGYAYPFVFELLPNTAAIVAEKCRNGARARLAFADPDCPHVIERDALEQMNGTLPGRIRNALSMIGPLSTAPGCSAGLHTVHLYNSIFRFDDQMIVTPYLVRARGYQHPTLHLRQLSPHGIFASFADQVEQIWETVTPYPPGELHEQKA comes from the coding sequence ATGAGCCAGCGACTGAGGTCGGCAATGTTGCGGGCACAGCTGGATTCGGAGATGCTGGCAGCGGCTGTGGGCGTGGATGTGAAGACGGTCAATCGGTGGCTGGCGGGACGAGTTCCGCATCGACGCACGCGGCTCGCGGTTGCTCAGACACTAGGTGAATCCGAGAACGTGATCTGGCCGCAGGTCCGCCCGGATCTGAGCGCTGGAGCACCTGCCACAGCGGAAGTCCTCGGTGCGTACGGACATCGCGCCGATGTCCCGAGCGAACTATGGATATCGCTGCTGCTGGGGACAACGGAACAGATCGATGTCGTCGGCTACGCCTACCCTTTTGTATTCGAATTGCTGCCGAACACGGCCGCCATCGTCGCCGAGAAATGTCGCAACGGGGCACGAGCACGGCTTGCCTTCGCCGATCCGGACTGCCCACACGTCATCGAGCGAGATGCCTTGGAGCAGATGAATGGAACGCTGCCCGGCCGTATCCGGAATGCGCTGAGCATGATCGGTCCGCTCAGCACTGCACCTGGATGCAGTGCAGGATTGCATACCGTGCACTTGTACAACTCGATATTCCGGTTCGACGATCAGATGATCGTCACCCCGTATCTCGTGCGTGCCCGCGGATATCAGCATCCGACACTGCATTTGAGGCAGCTGTCGCCACATGGCATCTTCGCGTCGTTCGCTGATCAGGTCGAGCAGATCTGGGAAACTGTTACCCCCTACCCGCCAGGAGAGCTTCATGAGCAGAAGGCGTGA
- a CDS encoding NUDIX domain-containing protein, producing MSRRRDYYRDPHAPKANSLVPGGSALVVDERGAVLMQRRSDSGNWSLPGGVMEIGETLEQCVVRETREETGLEIEITGLLGIYTDPDHVIAYADGEVRQEFNVTFYGRVRGGRITVSDESTAVRFVGVDELTDLPVHDTVRLRLHHYRERRAQPYLG from the coding sequence ATGAGCAGAAGGCGTGACTACTATCGAGATCCCCACGCCCCCAAGGCGAACAGCCTGGTGCCTGGTGGGTCCGCGCTGGTCGTCGATGAGCGGGGCGCCGTTCTGATGCAGCGGCGCAGCGATTCGGGGAATTGGTCGCTGCCCGGTGGGGTGATGGAGATCGGCGAGACGCTCGAGCAGTGCGTGGTGCGGGAGACACGCGAAGAAACTGGTCTGGAGATCGAAATCACCGGGCTGCTAGGCATTTACACCGATCCTGATCATGTCATTGCCTATGCGGACGGTGAAGTCAGACAAGAATTCAATGTCACCTTCTACGGGCGCGTGCGCGGTGGGCGCATCACGGTGAGTGATGAATCGACCGCTGTTCGGTTCGTCGGGGTCGACGAACTGACGGACCTGCCTGTGCACGACACCGTCCGGCTGAGGCTGCACCATTATCGCGAGAGGCGAGCTCAGCCGTATCTGGGGTGA
- a CDS encoding HupE/UreJ family protein: protein MTRTLWRVLGVVGCAVVVLLLNPIAVSAHPVPGTRVLLDVRETAVEAELSIPTGELAAASGIDVDLRASLSGGDAAGLGRYLREHVRAASSDGRAWGVEIGDMRVEYAEGTALGAYKQLVVRAVLTPPAEVDMRRFVLGYDAVIHKVGTHIAIVSVRQDWQGGRVDAGNDARQVGVVRMDAETGTVPPLSVDLTDGGAWRGFVGMVVLGGHHILEGTDHLLFLFTLLLPAVLIARAGRWQPDNRAGRAMRHIVAVTVAFTVGHSAALVVSALGRLEIPVQPVETLIAATILVGGVHAVRPLFPGREAGVAGVFGLVHGMAFSFTLAELKLSSSQLALSVLGFNLGIEAVQLFLVALTLPSLLVLAATRAQPFLRVGGAVLAVVAALGWVFDRLGVANPVARAADQGGALILPIVTTAAAVAVLVLTVQTFRRRIDRGNPASKPLWEKVIP, encoded by the coding sequence GTGACGCGAACACTATGGCGAGTACTGGGTGTGGTGGGGTGTGCGGTTGTTGTGTTGCTGCTCAATCCGATTGCTGTGTCGGCGCATCCGGTACCGGGGACCCGGGTGCTGCTCGATGTGCGGGAGACGGCGGTCGAGGCCGAATTGTCCATACCCACTGGGGAGTTGGCGGCGGCGAGCGGTATCGATGTCGACTTGCGGGCCAGTCTGTCGGGAGGGGACGCGGCAGGGTTGGGTAGGTATCTGCGCGAGCATGTGCGGGCGGCCTCGTCGGATGGCCGGGCTTGGGGTGTCGAGATCGGCGATATGCGGGTGGAGTATGCCGAGGGGACGGCGCTGGGGGCGTACAAGCAGCTTGTCGTTCGTGCGGTGCTGACTCCGCCGGCCGAGGTCGATATGCGGCGGTTCGTGCTGGGGTACGACGCTGTTATTCACAAGGTCGGCACTCATATCGCCATTGTTTCGGTCCGGCAGGACTGGCAGGGCGGACGCGTCGATGCCGGCAATGACGCCAGGCAGGTGGGTGTGGTGCGGATGGACGCGGAAACCGGGACGGTGCCGCCGCTTTCGGTGGATCTGACCGACGGCGGGGCGTGGCGGGGATTCGTCGGGATGGTGGTGCTCGGTGGCCATCACATTCTCGAAGGGACCGACCATCTGCTGTTCCTGTTCACGCTCCTGCTGCCGGCGGTGCTGATCGCCAGGGCCGGACGCTGGCAGCCGGACAATCGGGCGGGGCGCGCCATGCGGCATATCGTGGCCGTCACTGTCGCGTTCACGGTGGGGCACTCGGCGGCACTGGTGGTCAGTGCCCTGGGGCGGCTCGAGATTCCGGTGCAGCCGGTCGAAACGCTCATAGCCGCAACGATTCTCGTGGGTGGTGTGCACGCCGTCCGGCCGCTGTTCCCGGGCCGGGAGGCCGGCGTGGCGGGCGTGTTCGGGCTGGTGCACGGTATGGCGTTCTCGTTCACCCTGGCGGAGTTGAAGCTGTCCTCGAGCCAATTGGCGCTCAGTGTGCTCGGGTTCAATCTCGGCATCGAGGCTGTTCAGTTGTTTCTGGTGGCGCTCACCCTGCCGTCGCTGCTGGTTCTGGCCGCCACGCGAGCTCAGCCGTTCCTCCGTGTCGGTGGCGCGGTGCTGGCTGTCGTCGCCGCGCTCGGCTGGGTCTTCGATCGACTCGGTGTCGCCAATCCGGTCGCGCGTGCCGCGGATCAGGGTGGCGCGCTGATCCTTCCGATCGTCACGACCGCGGCTGCCGTGGCGGTTCTGGTGCTGACCGTACAGACATTCAGACGACGTATCGATCGCGGCAATCCTGCGTCGAAGCCCTTGTGGGAGAAGGTGATCCCATGA
- a CDS encoding MFS transporter: MSIHNGAAPTVGYRQALTSVRVIFLLSGLLFATWAARIPTVKDSIGLDEAGLAIVFAGLNIGAIVGLQLGKFLTLRFGSRSTLRVTVPVFAVCLPGLLLVPDRAGLTVAAVVFAMSNSVVDVAMNAHGVAVEKSSGRSLLSGIHAYFSMGMIGGSLIGVAAERAEISLTAHFWAVALLTMAAALMRSNRLLPSVVDRVGSAVGGAGRVRQWPTRLIVLGLLAFAVALVEGAANDWSAVYLRDETHASGAAAAVGFAIFAAGMTLGRFAGDHLVARFGPVRPFLAGTLTAGIGFGAALLIGGTIPGFIGLALLGFGISYTLPLTFAAGGDVPGIPVARAIANISILGYCGFFTGPVLIGFLAHRWGLTLGLAVPVAIVLVAALGSRALRPPARSHAHSESACPENNSH, encoded by the coding sequence GTGTCGATCCACAACGGTGCGGCTCCAACTGTAGGTTATCGCCAGGCGCTGACCTCGGTTCGGGTGATCTTCCTTCTTTCCGGTTTGCTCTTCGCGACCTGGGCAGCGCGGATACCGACGGTCAAGGACAGCATCGGACTCGACGAGGCCGGGCTGGCCATCGTCTTCGCCGGGTTGAACATCGGCGCGATCGTCGGCTTGCAGCTGGGCAAGTTCCTCACGCTGCGTTTCGGGAGCAGATCGACGCTTCGCGTGACGGTACCGGTGTTCGCGGTCTGTCTTCCCGGTCTGCTGCTGGTACCCGATCGAGCCGGATTGACCGTTGCCGCTGTCGTTTTCGCGATGTCGAACAGCGTCGTGGATGTCGCGATGAACGCGCACGGGGTCGCGGTCGAGAAGTCGAGTGGGCGTTCACTGCTCTCCGGTATCCACGCCTATTTCAGTATGGGCATGATCGGCGGTTCCCTGATCGGCGTGGCAGCCGAGCGAGCGGAGATCTCGCTGACGGCACATTTCTGGGCGGTCGCGCTGCTCACCATGGCAGCGGCGCTGATGCGCTCGAACCGCCTGCTGCCTTCGGTTGTCGATCGCGTCGGCAGCGCCGTCGGCGGGGCCGGGCGGGTCCGCCAGTGGCCCACTCGATTGATCGTTCTCGGTCTGCTCGCCTTCGCGGTCGCACTGGTCGAAGGGGCCGCGAACGACTGGTCGGCGGTCTACCTGCGCGACGAAACGCATGCCAGCGGTGCCGCCGCCGCAGTCGGATTCGCGATCTTCGCCGCCGGAATGACTCTCGGTAGATTCGCGGGTGATCACCTCGTGGCCCGCTTCGGCCCCGTCCGCCCATTTCTCGCCGGAACCCTCACCGCCGGAATCGGATTCGGTGCCGCGCTGCTCATCGGCGGCACCATCCCCGGCTTCATCGGACTGGCCCTCCTGGGGTTCGGCATCTCCTACACCCTGCCCCTGACTTTCGCCGCCGGTGGCGATGTCCCCGGCATCCCCGTCGCTCGCGCCATAGCCAATATCTCCATCCTCGGCTATTGCGGCTTCTTCACCGGCCCGGTGCTGATCGGTTTCCTGGCCCACCGCTGGGGGCTCACTCTCGGCCTGGCGGTCCCCGTCGCGATAGTGCTGGTCGCCGCACTCGGTTCCCGCGCACTCCGCCCGCCGGCACGATCTCATGCGCACTCGGAATCCGCATGCCCAGAGAACAACTCGCATTGA
- the sigJ gene encoding RNA polymerase sigma factor SigJ, protein MTDPHLPAVISERRQLINLAYRLLGSLAEAEDVVQETYARWYALTDSDRDAIVVPGAWLTTVAGRICLDLLGSARARREHYVGEWIPEPIPAHTDRPGAPDPADRITLDESISMAFLVVLDSMTPAERVSFVLHDVFRYSFAEVADIVGRTPAACRQLASSARRRITTAEPPSTTERSEVIRNFKHAWETSDIDALIALLDPTATATADSGGLAPAFLHPITGGTQIARAWIEIASRGTRFTLLERTVNGQPGLVAEQDGVVISVYAFDIADNRITRIWVIRNPEKLRPWTAG, encoded by the coding sequence ATGACCGACCCGCACCTACCCGCGGTGATCAGCGAACGCCGCCAGCTGATCAACCTCGCCTACCGCCTGCTCGGCTCCCTCGCCGAAGCCGAGGACGTGGTCCAGGAAACCTACGCCCGCTGGTACGCCCTCACCGACAGCGACCGGGACGCCATCGTCGTCCCCGGCGCCTGGCTCACCACCGTCGCCGGCCGCATCTGCCTCGACCTCCTCGGCTCCGCCCGCGCCCGCCGCGAACACTATGTCGGCGAATGGATCCCCGAACCCATCCCCGCCCACACCGACCGCCCCGGCGCCCCCGACCCCGCCGACCGCATCACCCTCGACGAATCCATCTCCATGGCCTTCCTGGTGGTCCTCGACTCCATGACCCCCGCCGAACGAGTCTCCTTCGTCCTGCACGATGTCTTCCGCTACTCCTTCGCCGAAGTAGCCGACATAGTGGGCCGCACCCCCGCCGCCTGCCGTCAACTGGCGTCGTCGGCCCGCCGCCGCATCACCACCGCCGAACCTCCGTCCACCACCGAACGCTCCGAGGTGATCAGAAACTTCAAACACGCTTGGGAGACAAGCGATATCGACGCCCTCATCGCGCTACTGGACCCCACCGCCACCGCCACCGCCGACAGCGGCGGCCTGGCCCCCGCCTTCCTCCACCCCATCACCGGCGGCACCCAGATCGCCCGCGCCTGGATCGAAATCGCCTCCCGCGGCACGCGATTCACCCTCCTCGAACGCACAGTAAACGGCCAGCCCGGCCTGGTAGCCGAACAAGACGGCGTCGTCATCTCCGTCTACGCCTTCGACATAGCCGACAATCGCATCACCCGAATCTGGGTGATCCGAAACCCGGAGAAGCTGCGCCCCTGGACCGCCGGCTGA
- a CDS encoding NADPH-dependent FMN reductase: MIKIGIILGSTRPNRNAPQVARWVLEHASRRGDAEFEIIDLKDHPLPHFEEEVPPMFGPSVHAHTRAWAERLAGFDGFIIVTPEYNHGAPGVLKNAIDHAFAEWANKAIGFVSYGVDGGVRAVEQLRSVCGVLGLADVGYQVTLSVKTDFENHTVFRPADRHDVTLNGLLDQLVAWSTALAPLRYSVTDTPDFTEGATHDEQLSVR; the protein is encoded by the coding sequence ATGATCAAAATCGGGATCATTCTGGGCAGCACACGGCCCAATCGCAATGCGCCGCAGGTGGCGCGGTGGGTGCTCGAACATGCCTCGCGGCGCGGCGATGCCGAGTTCGAGATCATCGATCTGAAAGACCATCCGCTGCCGCACTTCGAGGAGGAAGTGCCGCCGATGTTCGGGCCGTCGGTGCATGCGCACACTCGCGCGTGGGCCGAGCGGCTGGCCGGCTTCGACGGTTTCATCATCGTCACACCGGAGTACAACCACGGCGCTCCCGGAGTGCTGAAGAACGCCATCGACCATGCGTTCGCGGAATGGGCCAACAAGGCGATCGGATTCGTCTCCTATGGCGTGGACGGCGGCGTGCGCGCGGTAGAGCAGCTGCGCTCGGTCTGCGGTGTGCTCGGCTTGGCCGATGTCGGTTACCAGGTGACCCTGTCGGTCAAGACCGATTTCGAGAACCACACCGTGTTCCGGCCGGCCGACCGCCACGATGTCACGCTGAACGGCCTGCTGGATCAGCTGGTCGCCTGGAGCACTGCGCTCGCGCCACTGCGGTACTCGGTCACCGACACCCCGGATTTCACCGAAGGAGCAACTCATGACGAGCAACTTTCCGTCCGATGA